One Brassica oleracea var. oleracea cultivar TO1000 chromosome C7, BOL, whole genome shotgun sequence genomic window carries:
- the LOC106304192 gene encoding cyclin-D3-3-like: MALEEEEETQNAPFCMLFCEEESCSVFEEDESVVKSPSFHLGFPDHDMLWDDDELLGLISKEDELKPCLSDKALDEFLSLCRENALGWIFRVKGYYGFSSLTALLAVNYFDRFITSRKFQTDKPWMSQLTAVACLSLAAKVEEIRVPLLLDLQVGEARYVFEAKTIQRMELLILSTLQWRMHPVTPISFFDHIIRRYSSNSHEFLSRCESLLLSIVHDSRFLSYTPSVLATAIMVSVARDFKEAEYESQLMTLLKVDPEKVNKCYELVLDHNPSKKRMMHASLSSDGSNESWVVSSEPLYKRRRVHEQQMKLSSINRMFLDVFTSSPR; encoded by the exons ATGGCTTTAGAAGAAGAGGAAGAGACCCAAAACGCACCGTTTTGTATGCTTTTCTGCGAGGAAGAGAGTTGTAGTGTGTTCGAGGAAGACGAGAGCGTCGTAAAGTCTCCATCTTTTCATCTGGGTTTTCCCGATCACGACATGTTATGGGACGACGACGAGTTACTAGGTCTGATCTCGAAAGAGGACGAATTAAAACCGTGTCTTTCCGACAAAGCCTTAGACGAGTTTCTGTCTCTGTGTCGTGAAAACGCTCTCGGTTGGATTTTCAGAGTGAAAGGCTATTATGGGTTTAGTTCCTTGACGGCTCTTCTCGCTGTAAACTACTTCGATAGGTTTATTACAAGCAGGAAGTTTCAGACAGATAAGCCATGGATGTCTCAGCTTACAGCTGTCGCTTGTTTGTCTCTAGCTGCTAAAGTTGAAGAGATCCGTGTTCCTTTGCTCTTAGATCTCCAA GTGGGAGAGGCGAGATATGTCTTTGAAGCTAAGACTATACAGAGAATGGAGCTTTTGATTCTCTCTACTCTTCAATGGAGGATGCATCCTGTGACTCCTATCTCGTTTTTCGATCATATTATCCGTCGATACAGCTCTAACTCTCACGAGTTCTTGAGTAGATGTGAATCTCTGTTGCTCTCCATTGTTCATG ATTCGAGGTTTCTAAGTTACACCCCTTCTGTGTTAGCCACTGCGATAATGGTCTCTGTTGCTAGAGATTTCAAGGAAGCTGAATACGAATCTCAGCTCATGACTCTGCTCAAAGTCGATCCG GAGAAAGTAAATAAATGCTATGAGTTAGTGTTAGATCACAATCCAAGCAAGAAGAGAATGATGCATGCGTCATTAAGCTCTGATGGGTCGAACGAGTCATGGGTTGTGTCTTCAGAGCCTCTATACAAGAGGAGAAGAGTGCATGAGCAGCAGATGAAGTTGTCTTCAATAAACAGAATGTTTCTCGATGTGTTCACTAGTAGTCCTCGCTAA
- the LOC106302130 gene encoding phosphatidylinositol 3,4,5-trisphosphate 3-phosphatase TPTE2, which yields METDHADSLPPKISEKDAGGETPRESTSTEASTAKVEPRSKAEDEIVPCPPGSSPPSMFSSSALSSWAKSFNAADSGISAFTRFTSELGLHLPTKGSDEVGESPNIQVGGGALESLTKAVVDSSLGAVKAMQVKARHIVSQNKRRYQEGEFDLDMTYITENIIAMGFPAGDISSGLFGFFEGLYRNHMEEVIKFFETHHKDKYKVYNLCSERLYDASRFEGKVASFPFDDHNCPPIQLIPSFCQSAYTWLKDDIQNVVVVHCKAGMARTGLMICCLLLYLKFFPTAEEAIDYYNQKRCLDGRALTLPSQIRYVKYYERVQNQFGGKVPPERRCMLRGFRLINCPYWIRPAITISNHNDILFSTKKHEKTKDLVPEDFWIKAPKKGVVVFAIPGEAGLTELAGDFKIHFQDSDGDFYCWLNTTLTDTRTMLKGIDFDGFEKRKLPAPGFHVEIVMAESDSSTQQRPQSSSGADSGKIKSKQSRDDDVFSDSDGEEEGNSKHTESNSTIEKTAGSMHQTSRDHQINEPPKTDDHSANKSSSSSGLYNNNPVQDDSLAVSNIKAIAADASVFSFGDEEEDYESD from the exons ATGGAGACTGATCATGCCGACTCTTTACCACCTAAGATCTCTGAGAAAGATGCAGGAGGAGAAACTCCTAGAGAATCCACTAGCACAGAAGCTTCAACTGCAAAGGTGGAGCCTCGGAGTAAAGCAGAGGATGAGATAGTTCCATGCCCGCCTGGTTCCTCGCCGCCGTCTATGTTTTCTTCCTCTGCTCTTTCTTCTTGGGCCAAGAGTTTTAACGCTGCAGATTCTGGGATTTCGGCTTTCACTAGGTTCACCTCTGAGCTTGGTCTGCATTTGCCGACGAAAGGGTCTGACGAGGTCGGTGAATCGCCGAACATACAAGTTGGTGGTGGTGCTCTTGAGTCGCTCACGAAAGCCGTGGTGGATTCTTCGCTTGGTGCCGTGAAAGCAATGCAGGTGAAAGCACGCCACATTGTCTCTCAGAACAAGAGAAGATACCAG GAAGGGGAGTTTGATTTGGACATGACATACATAACTGAGAATATAATCGCAATGGGGTTCCCAGCTGGTGATATAAGCTCTGGTCTTTTCGGATTTTTCGAG GGACTATATCGCAATCACATGGAGGAGGTGATCAAGTTTTTTGAAACTCATCACAAG GACAAGTATAAGGTCTACAACCTTTGTTCAGAGAGATTGTACGATGCTTCAAGGTTTGAGGGGAAG GTTGCATCTTTCCCGTTTGATGACCATAACTGTCCTCCAATTCAACTAATACCATCGTTTTGTCAAAGTGCATACACATGGTTGAAGGACGACATCCAGAATGTAGTGGTAGTTCATTGTAAAGCTGGTATGGCAAGAACCGGTCTGATGATTTGCTGTCTTCTTCTATATCTCAAG TTCTTTCCTACAGCAGAGGAAGCTATTGATTACTATAACCAAAAGAGATGTCTCGACGGGAGAGCTCTGACTCTCCCCAGTCAGATT CGATATGTCAAGTACTACGAACGTGTTCAAAATCAGTTTGGTGGGAAAGTTCCACCTGAACGAAG ATGTATGCTCAGAGGATTTCGCTTAATCAACTGCCCTTACTGGATCAGACCAGCCATTACCATCTCTAACCACAATG ATATACTTTTCTCAACAAAGAAACATGAGAAGACCAAGGACTTAGTG CCTGAAGATTTTTGGATTAAAGCACCGAAGAAAGGAGTTGTTGTCTTTGCAATACCTGGTGAAGCTGGTCTAACGGAACTAGCAGGCGACTTCAAAATCCACTTTCAAGACAGTGATGGAGATTTCTATTG TTGGCTTAATACTACACTGACTGATACCAGAACAATGCTGAAAGGTATCGACTTTGATGGCTTTGAAAAG AGAAAACTACCTGCTCCGGGGTTCCATGTCGAGATAGTAATGGCAGAATCCGACAGCTCCACCCAACAACGACCACAAAGCAGCTCCGGTGCTGATTCAGGCAAAATCAAGTCCAAACAGAGCAGAGACGATGATGTATTCTCCGACAGTGATGGGGAAGAGGAAGGAAACTCTAAACACACAGAGTCTAATTCAACAATCGAGAAAACCGCAGGCTCGATGCACCAAACTAGTAGAGATCACCAGATCAATGAGCCACCAAAGACTGATGACCATTCTGCAAACAAGAGTTCATCGTCCTCGGGTCTTTATAATAATAATCCAGTGCAAGACGACTCATTGGCAGTTAGTAATATCAAAGCCATTGCTGCAGATGCATCGGTCTTCTCCTTTGGAGACGAGGAAGAAGACTATGAAAGCGACTGA
- the LOC106302023 gene encoding UPF0481 protein At3g47200, with protein sequence MVAVFYKDMLSWYLLTLKIREKLETENQGSEPVNQDQNLLPLPEVTRSDQDQNNHNHDQTLSETGKIEVTKEIPKETRDDWAISITDKLEQADRDDDTTIWGKLCIYRVPYYLQENDNQSYFPQTVSLGPYHHGKKRLRSMDRHKWRAVNRILKRTNQSIKIYIDAMRELEEKARACYEGPLGLSSNEFVEMLVLDGCFVLELFRGAVEGFTELGYARNDPVFAMRGSMHSIQRDMIMLENQLPLFVLNRLLELQLGTKNTTGLVAQLAVRFFDPLMPTDEPMTKTDQSKLENYLAGDKAFDPFADMGELHCLDVFRRSLLRSSPKPEPRLSRRKWSRNTRVADKRRQQLIHCVTELKEAGIKFRRRKTDRFWDIQFNNGYLEIPRLLIHDGTKSLFLNLIAFEQCHIDSSNDITSYIIFMDNLIDSHEDVSYLHYCGIIEHWLGSDAEVANLFNRLCEEVVFDTEDSYLSRLSAEVNRYYNQKWNAWRAALKHKYFNNPWAVVSFCAAVILLVLTLCQSFYGVYAYYKPPP encoded by the exons ATGGTGGCTGTCTTCTACAAAGACATGTTGAGCTGGTACTTACTCACCCTCAAGATCCGCGAAAAGCTCGAAACCGAAAACCAAGGATCCGAACCGGTTAACCAAGATCAAAACCTCCTCCCTTTACCTGAAGTCACCAGATCCGATCAAGACCAAAACAATCATAACCACGACCAGACTCTGTCCGAAACAGGTAAGATCGAGGTAACCAAAGAGATCCCAAAAGAGACACGAGATGATTGGGCGATCTCAATCACTGACAAACTCGAGCAAGCAGATAGAGATGACGACACGACCATCTGGGGAAAGCTCTGTATCTACAGAGTTCCATATTACTTGCAAGAAAACGACAACCAATCGTATTTTCCTCAGACCGTGTCTCTCGGTCCGTACCACCATGGCAAGAAACGGCTCCGGTCCATGGACCGTCACAAATGGCGCGCGGTCAATAGAATCTTGAAACGTACGAACCAAAGCATTAAAATATATATTGACGCAATGAGAGAGCTCGAGGAGAAGGCTCGAGCTTGCTATGAAGGTCCTTTGGGTTTGAGCAGTAACGAGTTCGTCGAAATGCTTGTTCTTGATGGTTGTTTTGTGCTTGAGCTCTTCAGAGGAGCCGTTGAAGGATTCACGGAACTCGG ATATGCACGCAATGATCCGGTTTTCGCGATGAGAGGATCGATGCATTCAATTCAACGTGATATGATAATGCTGGAAAATCAACTTCCTTTGTTCGTTCTAAACCGGTTACTAGAGCTACAGCTTGGTACAAAGAACACAACCGGTTTAGTAGCGCAATTAGCAGTTCGGTTCTTTGATCCACTAATGCCAACAGACGAGCCAATGACCAAAACCGACCAGTCCAAACTCGAGAACTATCTGGCAGGAGATAAAGCCTTTGACCCATTCGCCGACATGGGCGAGTTGCACTGTCTTGATGTTTTCCGTCGAAGCCTGCTCCGGTCTAGTCCTAAACCGGAGCCGAGATTATCAAGAAGGAAATGGTCTAGGAACACGCGTGTGGCGGACAAGCGCCGACAACAGCTGATACATTGCGTGACGGAACTGAAAGAGGCCGGTATAAAATTCAGGAGAAGAAAAACCGACCGGTTTTGGGATATTCAATTCAATAACGGTTATCTAGAGATACCAAGGCTACTTATTCATGATG GTACGAAATCTCTTTTCTTGAACCTTATAGCATTTGAGCAGTGCCATATTGACTCAAGCAATGACATAACGTCCTACATAATCTTCATGGACAATCTAATAGATTCTCATGAAGATGTGAGCTACTTGCACTACTGCGGTATTATCGAACATTGGCTAGGGAGCGATGCTGAGGTTGCGAATCTGTTCAACCGGTTATGTGAAGAAGTTGTTTTTGATACAGAAGATAGTTATCTATCTCGGTTATCAGCTGAGGTTAACCGTTATTACAATCAGAAGTGGAATGCTTGGAGAGCTGCCTTGAAACACAAGTACTTCAACAATCCATGGGCAGTTGTGTCTTTCTGTGCTGCAGTTATTCTACTAGTGCTCACATTGTGTCAGAGTTTTTATGGTGTTTATGCTTACTATAAGCCACCACCTTAA